CATCATAAATGATtatgaatcattaataaaaGGTTAAATATCTCACACATTCTGATAAATCATCAGGTCTGCAGTTATATTTAATaagtcattaatgaaaataaagtctgcagttataaatggtAATAAATTGTTAATCAATGGATTTTCATCTAGATGCCCTGCAGCCCTCTCCAGAAGGTATATCGGAGATGATTTCCTCAAGAATGACATAAAACTAATTATATGGTGGTATATAAAAGAGGGATTcttcacaacctggcaacctaAAAATCATGTCTATTAATGGCTCATAAATGGtctataaagcattagtaaataattttattaaccattaattaaGCCATTAATGAATgcttataaaccctttataaaggctGCCTTATCAGGAAGTTCTACCAACTTCGGCCATAAATTCAGATAGTTGACGGACCGTTGGGCCGGTCTTCTCCATGTACCCCTCCCTCAGGcagtttcttgttatatgaGGTATTAACTGTGTAAAGACACATGGATAACACTGTTAGCTGAACAAAAGTTGCAGTTTAACACTCTAATTAGCTATTATAGCTAAATCTGAAAATTTGTCTCACATCATTTTCTTGACGAGTGGGGTTTGTCCTCTGGAGGTACGCCAAGCGTATTGCCCGAATAGCGTTGAACCAGGATACAATTTCCTGTAAGGGGTCAGATATAGGACGTTATATCAGGAAGACTAACACATAAATCAGTAAATATTGTCTAAAAACTTGAATAAATTTTAGGTAAACAAGTGAATCCTGGGCAGGGGTCTACAGGGGGAACTTCAGTAGGTCTAATAAACTCGGATCAGATTAAGTCTCGATATAAAAGAAATGAATAGATGCGTTCACCTGTCCGTTCTCATGGTAAACAAACAGATTCCTGGTACGTTCGTCTTGCACATAGGAGATCTGCAGACCATGAGCGTTACCAATTATCTCTGGCTGGAAAACTGCATTCAGGTCCTTCATGCTGATGACATCTTTGGCAACCTTAGACTTTAAAagattgaaaacaaaaagataattgACTGTAACCCAAGTATACTCATAAAACACTGTGtattaaaaatgatgataagCCAAAGAAACTACCCACATCCTCTTTCATGAAGTATCTGAGGGTAAAGTCTTTCCGGGACAGCAGGAAGATCCTCTTAAGAAACTGCTTAttgtcttttcctttcttccatAGTGTTGACTCAAACACGTCTGGGTTACAAAtacatcagataaataaaatgacaagaaaatgcTGAATTCTGAGTATTTTGCTGTTGGGAAGAATACTTTGGTGTGGGAATACTTCGAGGAAATATACCTGAGCTATAAGTTTGCTGGATGTCGTTGTTTTCTCCTGTGAATTCTCTTCTCTCATACTTTGCACGTATCCATTGATCCTTAAGAACCCTACAAGTAAAGCAAAATACTGATTAGAATGAATGAGTCTAATTCATGCTGTCTGTATCAGTGGCTCCACCTCTGTACCCAACCCTGACTGTTAGTTCCTCTTTCTGTATGTGCAACATTCCCATtcactaaaaataaatagaCCATCTGTCGAGTCTTCACTTTTCACTTCCACAGAATTAACGGGGTCAATGGATTGTGGTTGCGGTGAAATTCACTTACACACAGTCTTTTTGTTGCGGTCTGTAGAAGAAGGCAGGGACACACTTTTCGTAAAGAGCTTTGGCTGCAGAATTTCCCTTCTCTCGCATGAACTGAAACCACAAGATGTGAGATTTAAAAGGTTATAACAAGACAACTAATATTCAGACCCCAGTTCAACAGTTACTATGCAAAGTCATCCAATGAATTTAGGCATCCTGCTTTGCAAGACAGACCTTATGAGATTGTAAACAATAAACGAAACCGGTATCCATAATGAGATACTCTTCAACAATGACCTATCTGGGCAAATTTAGAGCATTAAAACAGCGGACGGATTAGGTTCCAAAATTCATTTCAagatttatttgtcacatgctCATACatgtgcagtgaaatgcagGGTGACATACTCTTGAAGGACACACTGtctcattgaagtgaatggggTCCAAAGTCcgagaccactttcccattcgcttgaatatatacatatatattcaaaataataaataaaaataaaaatgtaactaaatCTACATATATGCAATATACATATTGAAATGTTGAAGTATTGACTCTGCATTAAGTGGACTGTGGAATTACTcagtatataaaaatgtaaaagaaacagtaCATGCATGTTATTAGTCAGTCATATAAAAACTACATATGGATACCTCTACTAGTGAATCTTCCCAGTGATCCAGACGTATGGATTTCACTCTGCTGACAGCAGGCAAATTACGATGCATCCCTGAGCagttcagacacacaaagatACCGAGAGTGTAGGAGGCCCAGTCAGGGTCTGCAAGCAAAGattatgatgtttattttgtcagtAGGGAactaaatacagtaaaaaaaactgtattcatgtgaagatacagtatgataaaatgaaaTCACAAATAAATATCTCTTTTAAAGGCAAAAGTAGAATACACCgaaataaatcaaagtataTGATGTCTCGTTTGTGTTCAAAtacactgtctctctcttttcctctcagacagacaaacacacacactgttgggAGTTATAGGAGGAACACATGAGGTCATACAGCACCCGCCACTTCCCCCTTAtgaaagtttatcataaaacaTGACCTGGCTATAAAATATTATTCTGGACATCGTTGtgttaaaaaacaacttcacatgACCTGGTGGTTCAGGCTGCTGTTTACCATTCTTTAAACTTGTATAAGGAAAACATGTTGATTCACACTGAAATCAGGTTGTATGATCATGGTCATTGAGAACTTATTCATGGTTGGAAATAAGTCAGTCAATGCTCATgtctttattaaaatgaatagaTTGTGGTCATGAATATTTGTCTACTCACCAGGAGCTCCACAGTCAGCACACATGTTGTTACCTGGCTGTCGCACCAAATCGAGCAggattttgttgtttctctccAGATTGGCCATAAGTGAAGGTAGTATCGCTTCTGTCAGATTGACAGTTGAGTCCCGACGAAAGAGCTACTAGGATTTAACTCCATATTGATTCTCACTGTAAGGTACAGATCTACTCTGCTCTATAGCAGgtgaaaaacatcatttctTCTCCCTGCCCAGTTACACCGTTGTGGCCGAGCATTTCCTCTTACCAGCACAGCATCATGAAGTTTATTGTTCTGCACACAAACGCAGAGGTCCAGAAATAACAGAGAAAGGAAGTGAAAGAGACGTCACCATTTCACAGAGTGATGGACTTGTGTATGGCTCATAGAAAACTGTGGGTTTGGCTTGAGTGGATATGGATATGGGCGGATatatctgaaataaagttttgtttattGAGGCATATTTTGCATATAAATACAATGCAAGGTATACACAACAAAAACTtgttatgtgtatatgtatatatctttaataaagaaactaaaatgtataaataaatgtattgaagCATTAAAGCTTTCTAGTACATTGTGTTAAGTCTTATTTTTAGACCTATTGAAATATGTGAAGTTCAAACCAAATCACTACAATCTGTATGAATTCTGACCAGCAAGTGATTTACTTTTATACAAATACTTGCTAGTGGCAAGTGTATAATAGAATATATCATTTTCATTTGGCCAAGAAACAAGAAAGGGACAACGCCCCTCATGTAatttaaatatgatgatgtGGAAATACACAAGATGTAACTCTATCACTGCCACTCCCTTGATATTTGCTCAGGGGTTTCTCCCTTTTTTGTCTCATCTAGGTTCCTTTTTTGTGTGCAGAAACGTGTTTTGGCCGTCAGGGGACAggtgaactgaaaaaaaaaaaatcaccttacCTTACCTTACCATGGCAAGTGTGTCTGCTGTAAAAACGTCCTattagcaaaacaaacaaacaaatgaaaaaacaaaaatccctcCTACTAAAGTTCTACACATTCAGCAGACCTACAGCTAAAGTTAGTCATTACTTCTTCTATGTTTGGCTCTGGGCAGGTGGTGCAGTGTTGACACATTAATCAAACActacattgcaaacaaagaatttttgtcttttgtgccACCGAGCTCTATTAATCAGCCACACAAAAAGTTCCCTTCCTTAAACACTCACTCAAGTTTCTTATAATCATTCATCCAGAAAAAAGAGTCGTCAGTTTCCTCTAAATCTCAGAGAGAGACCAGTAAACCTGCCTGTTTCTGTAGCTAATGATAATGTATCTGAACATAACTGTGTAACTTTGGGATAAATTCTGCTTCACATAAGGCTCCATGCTGtagttgtttttcatcagacaCTATGTTCTTAATACAGTGAAATGTATAGAATTAAAACAATAACCAAAAGGAGGCGTTTGGCAACCCAAGGGAAGTTTACACTCCACAATTAACAACTTACACATGGTGGACACTTTATGGCCTGATTGCAGTATATTTAGACTCAATATATTCATACTTGGCCACTTTTCAGCcagaaaaatatttcaatatttcctTACTAGAATTTTATCTCTGGCAGTGTGAACAAGGGCTTTGAAAAATCAATTACATCCTCACATTGAGAAATTAAACCtttaactgaataaataaatataaatatgcattattcaaattatttttaaaaaatagactCTTTGTCAGATATGTGGTCAAATGTCATTTCTTAAATCTTTGTTACTGACCTGAAAGCAGCTCTGTAGCGATGCAGTAAACAGTAACACTCCCATACAGCAGGTGACAGTACGACACGTAATGCTGCTTTACGTttcagcagtaaacacaaagaagaagaaagcggAACCAACGGAGGACGTGTTATTGTGCTACACCGGTGGATTGAAAAGCGTCGGACAACAACCAAAGGACAGAACAAGTTGTTCAACTCACCTGCACGATGTTATAGCCAATATTGTCGATTATTTACTGGGACTTTTGACGATGTGGGTCGCCAGGCGATTTATATCGTCGGTTGCTCAGAGAGGCGAGTAGCTGTGGtcaaatgtttttccttttactcACCGTTTCTTTGCATGATGTGAATTTTCAGCTAATTTAACCCGGCTCGTTGGAAATGTCAACTCACGTCAATATCTCCACAGTTGTATCAGTTTCAGGgctctttctttattttatccAGTTGACATGTTCATAGTAATTCTGGGCTTCGACACCCGTGTTGTGAAGACTCAAGAAAAATACTCTTGATGCTTATTCGATGAGTCAGCCGCCTCTCTTGTGTTTCCCCCCGCAGGTCACTATGCGGGGCAGTCCGGCTTATTTCGGCGCCCTCAGCACGGCTCCCCCCCTGAGCTGGAGCTGCGGTATCTCCAGTGCACATGTTGCTGGAGGAGCCGAGTTCCCGTGGCGGGCTTTGAAACCCTGAACGCCACCATCTCGTCTTCCTCCGAGCCGTGCAAAGAGGACAGCAGCGTGCCCCTGGACGCCTGCTACACCCCCGAGCAGCGGGTCGCCATCCTGCAGCTGCTTAACAACGCGACACCTGCAGAACTGGCCGGCGTCAAGCTCCTGAGAGGCCGCAAGTCTCTCAACATTGTGGAGTACAGGACTAAAAACGGACCCTTTAAAACGCTGGAAAGCGTGGTGAACGTCCCGCTGCTGAAGCACAAAAGCGCCGTGGTGGTCTTCAACTCCATCCTCAACCCGgtgaagaagcagaagaaagtGAGGATTCAGCTGGCCAAGTTTATCAGGCCAGAGATCGACAGGTCCTGGTTGGAGGTGAGGGTCAAGGCTCACTTTCACTACATTTTCTTAGTGGCCCCCTACAAACTTCACACTGCTGCGCTGGCctgttaaaggacaagttcacaattttcatgCCTGTCTGCCCAAATAAACATCGACacgtgtttttcttgctgtaatcattcctcctgttcatcctGGCCATTGAAAGACCCTTCACCAATACACTTCCACtggaagtgatgggagacaacagtcctccttctgtgcaaaaatgtatttaagagtttatctgaagctaatatgaagcttcagcgtccaaatcagtcaaattaagtggatatctttcacCTTTGCAGACCTTTGTGGAGCCAAATTCTCAGTTTTTGTTACCATCCTTCCACCGCAGATCAACACTGTCCCAGGAAACCAAAAGaaggaaatatatttaaaaaaaacaactttggaagatatccacttgatttaaCTACGTCAGACTGCTCTGATGCATCATATTAgctttaaatacacttaaaatacattttagaacaaaacgaggactgtggattttgtccctcatctctTATATTTAATGGCCAGTActaacaggaggaatgatcagagcaaaacctgtttcaatattcattcGGACACCTGAATAATGTCTTacgacagacttgaaaaattgtgaacttgtcctttaacatTTAGGATTATACAGCCACGTGACTAATTAAAgggaaaaacacaataaatgcaGATCCTTCTATACAGGGCTCACTGAATCAGTCTGATGAATATGATCTTAATGTGAAATGTAGAGAGAGAAAGCCAGATATTTGACTATGACTGCTCGTTATAATTCTGTTTGTTCACTCAGGATGCTAACACCATAGTGTCACTGGCATGTGGCACAAATAAAATCGCCTGGGCGCACGTGGACCGCGGGATGGCAGTGCTGGACTGGCAACAGCTTGACTGTCCTAATTTCTTGAAGGGCACATACATGGC
The DNA window shown above is from Thunnus maccoyii chromosome 2, fThuMac1.1, whole genome shotgun sequence and carries:
- the LOC121907688 gene encoding arf-GAP with dual PH domain-containing protein 2-like isoform X3, whose translation is MANLERNNKILLDLVRQPGNNMCADCGAPDPDWASYTLGIFVCLNCSGMHRNLPAVSRVKSIRLDHWEDSLVEFMREKGNSAAKALYEKCVPAFFYRPQQKDCVVLKDQWIRAKYERREFTGENNDIQQTYSSDVFESTLWKKGKDNKQFLKRIFLLSRKDFTLRYFMKEDSKVAKDVISMKDLNAVFQPEIIGNAHGLQISYVQDERTRNLFVYHENGQEIVSWFNAIRAIRLAYLQRTNPTRQENDLIPHITRNCLREGYMEKTGPTVRQLSEFMAEQREPFKKRMLQSWEPSSSAQRATATLFQGTAAGAQEEAGGTGASRCRLQGGSLCSCVSRNRSRRSGWRPSERSSLNP
- the LOC121907688 gene encoding arf-GAP with dual PH domain-containing protein 2-like isoform X1; its protein translation is MANLERNNKILLDLVRQPGNNMCADCGAPDPDWASYTLGIFVCLNCSGMHRNLPAVSRVKSIRLDHWEDSLVEFMREKGNSAAKALYEKCVPAFFYRPQQKDCVVLKDQWIRAKYERREFTGENNDIQQTYSSDVFESTLWKKGKDNKQFLKRIFLLSRKDFTLRYFMKEDSKVAKDVISMKDLNAVFQPEIIGNAHGLQISYVQDERTRNLFVYHENGQEIVSWFNAIRAIRLAYLQRTNPTRQENDLIPHITRNCLREGYMEKTGPTVRQLSEFMAEQREPFKKRWFTLCLMNRTLLYFKSPLDATELGAVFIGTESHSYSVSGNSGRSTRGGRWHWGITLQTPGRQFVFMCEQEQEQTEWLEAFRKVISQPMTPEDYAREADFRRGK
- the LOC121907688 gene encoding arf-GAP with dual PH domain-containing protein 2-like isoform X4; translation: MANLERNNKILLDLVRQPGNNMCADCGAPDPDWASYTLGIFVCLNCSGMHRNLPAVSRVKSIRLDHWEDSLVEFMREKGNSAAKALYEKCVPAFFYRPQQKDCVVLKDQWIRAKYERREFTGENNDIQQTYSSDVFESTLWKKGKDNKQFLKRIFLLSRKDFTLRYFMKEDSKVAKDVISMKDLNAVFQPEIIGNAHGLQISYVQDERTRNLFVYHENGQEIVSWFNAIRAIRLAYLQRTNPTRQENDLIPHITRNCLREGYMEKTGPTQREPFKKRMLQSWEPSSSAQRATATLFQGTAAGAQEEAGGTGASRCRLQGGSLCSCVSRNRSRRSGWRPSERSSLNP
- the LOC121907688 gene encoding arf-GAP with dual PH domain-containing protein 2-like isoform X2, with amino-acid sequence MANLERNNKILLDLVRQPGNNMCADCGAPDPDWASYTLGIFVCLNCSGMHRNLPAVSRVKSIRLDHWEDSLVEFMREKGNSAAKALYEKCVPAFFYRPQQKDCVVLKDQWIRAKYERREFTGENNDIQQTYSSDVFESTLWKKGKDNKQFLKRIFLLSRKDFTLRYFMKEDSKVAKDVISMKDLNAVFQPEIIGNAHGLQISYVQDERTRNLFVYHENGQEIVSWFNAIRAIRLAYLQRTNPTRQENDLIPHITRNCLREGYMEKTGPTQREPFKKRWFTLCLMNRTLLYFKSPLDATELGAVFIGTESHSYSVSGNSGRSTRGGRWHWGITLQTPGRQFVFMCEQEQEQTEWLEAFRKVISQPMTPEDYAREADFRRGK
- the tefm gene encoding transcription elongation factor, mitochondrial, whose amino-acid sequence is MLLYVSAVNTKKKKAEPTEDVLLCYTGGLKSVGQQPKDRTSCSTHLHDVIANIVDYLLGLLTMWVARRFISSVAQRGHYAGQSGLFRRPQHGSPPELELRYLQCTCCWRSRVPVAGFETLNATISSSSEPCKEDSSVPLDACYTPEQRVAILQLLNNATPAELAGVKLLRGRKSLNIVEYRTKNGPFKTLESVVNVPLLKHKSAVVVFNSILNPVKKQKKVRIQLAKFIRPEIDRSWLEDANTIVSLACGTNKIAWAHVDRGMAVLDWQQLDCPNFLKGTYMASAYLNDVSAVVSLLPSADFYIIEKSSISAQNTALFPVMAHMRTVEAMLFALLEPRNCPPESNIPPRVLNMMRTAVGRHFGLMVGESRTSGAQTVRQLMTESVTQKFPRINFPPDLLVKYRNSFQMGSRRGGEELCDALLQAVAFYELLSESSS